A single Cottoperca gobio chromosome 7, fCotGob3.1, whole genome shotgun sequence DNA region contains:
- the LOC115010761 gene encoding putative helicase mov-10-B.1 produces MNKLKTDRAQFISDKHGICIDSDNQFENGKLCLRIDDSCECVVNLKVTNTGTEPVYFTYYTPLHWLKDFSLKDECNVTKKNPLCLQPGASYNVQVHFRCSLVGFYPATLAFEFKPDLKSAAAFHIVRYIEAQCLTALGLELAPIAPYKPRSLPAWTPEATNYTIVDGQRPEGLSVMQLKNVIELKLYKIPPYMNQLIQSLKQSTYVCDKRMALLKSPLSWENYTEKFQLLLYLEELQMVVDIKRYNIPNNEEDDHAVMFRDRANKKLLTLEVPGVSENRPSVLRGDSLLVYLAGEKGEKYRGYVHSVLLDMVKLGFGSKLLDRFVDNMKFNVEFIVNRLTVRVQHRAAELAAAFRLGEVLFPAAPADSSHQIELPKLRLFDSKLEENDEQYKAVQHIVAGTSKPAPYLVYGPPGTGKTVTLVEAIKQIEKAETSCHILACAPSNSAADLLCKKILDHVDEHKVYRMYASSRDPKYVPLEVLACSNLVGECYHYPAKEKLMEYRIMVTTLLTAGRMVTGDIPDGHFTHVFVDEAGHAVETESLVPLAGLLDAESGQVVLAGDPKQLGPILRSPFAMKYGMGLSLLERMMNDCAPYQKEEGVLNNRFVTKLLRNYRSHPAILEVPNELFYDRELLYYADEILRNSYCGWEYLVNKDFPVIFHGVTGVDEREASSPSFFNVAEVEVLMDYVKKLLEAQGKRGLAKISPSDIGIIAPYRKQVQKIRKALEKVGKGLRFQDIKTLKVGSVEEFQGQERRVILVSTVRSSPNYTDIDKQFNLGFVKNEKRFNVAVTRAKALLIVVGNPRVLNTDPTWARFIQYCRDEGGYKGYEHVEEDEDVVERLAALYIDIDVQVETAESAVQQHLDPEWRSDL; encoded by the exons ATGAACAAactgaagacagacag GGCTCAGTTCATCTCTGACAAACATGGTATCTGCATTGATTCCGACAATCAGTTTGAGAACGGGAAACTTTGCTTACGCATCGATGACTCATGTGAG TGCGTGGTAAATCTGAAGGTGACAAACACTGGAACAGAACCTGTGTATTTCACCTACTACACCCCACTGCACTGGCTCAAGGACTTCTCTCTGAAGGATGAGTGCAACGTGACCAAGAAAAACCCTCTGTGTCTACAACCAG GTGCCAGCTATAACGTCCAGGTTCACTTCCGCTGCAGTTTGGTTGGTTTCTATCCGGCTACACTGGCCTTTGAATTCAAACCAGACCTGAAGTCCGCCGCTGCGTTCCACATTGTACGCTATATCGAAGCTCAGTGTTTAACTGCCTTGGGACTGGAGCTGGCACCTATAGCGCCCTACAAACCCCGCTCCCTCCCTGCCTGGACCCCTGAGGCTACTAACTACACGATTGTAGATGGACAGCGACCTGAAGG GCTGTCAGTGATGCAGCTGAAAAATGTGATTGAGCTGAAACTGTATAAAATACCACCATACATGAACCAGCTCATCCAGTCACTGAAGCAGTCGACGTACGTCTGTGATAAAAG AATGGCCTTGCTGAAAAGTCCCCTGAGCTGGGAAAACTACACTGAGAAGTTTCAGCTGCTGCTGTATCTGGAGGAGCTTCAGATGGTGGTGGACATCAAGAGATACAACATCCCCAACAACGAAGAAGATGATCACGCCGTCATGTTCAGAGACAGGGCCAACAAGAAACTTCTCACTCTGGAG GTACCCGGTGTGTCTGAGAACCGCCCGTCGGTGCTTCGAGGGGATTCGCTGCTGGTGTATCTTGCAGGAGAAAAGGGGGAGAAGTACCGCGGCTATGTCCACAGTGTGCTGCTGGACATGGTCAAACTCGGCTTCGGCTCAAA ATTGCTGGATCGCTTCGTAGATAACATGAAGTTCAACGTTGAGTTCATTGTCAACCGCCTGACTGTGCGTGttcagcacagagcagcagagctggCAGCAGCATTCAGACTGGGAGAGGTGTTGTTCCCTGCTGCACCCGCTGACTCCTCTCATCAAATTGAACTTCCAAAACTCAG GCTGTTTGACTCAAAGCTGGAGGAAAACGATGAGCAGTATAAGGCCGTACAACACATTGTAGCTGGCACATCCAAACCGGCCCCTTACCTGGTGTATGGCCCACCTGGAACAG GCAAAACTGTGACTCTGGTGGAGGCAATCAAGCAGATAGAGAAGGCCGAGACCTCCTGCCACATCCTGGCCTGCGCTCCCTCCAACAGTGCTGCCGATCTGCTCTGCAAAAAGATTCTGGACCACGTGGACGAGCATAAAGTGTACCGCATGTACGCAAGCAGCCGGGACCCAAAATATGTCCCTTTGGAAGTCCTG GCATGCTCTAACCTGGTAGGGGAGTGTTACCATTATCCCGCTAAAGAGAAGCTGATGGAGTATAGGATCATGGTCACCACTCTGTTAACAGCTGGAAG GATGGTCACAGGAGACATTCCTGATGGTCACTTTACACATGTGTTTGTGGACGAGGCAGGACACGCTGTGGAGACAGAGAGTTTAGTCCCATTGGCAG GGCTGCTCGATGCAGAGTCTGGTCAGGTTGTTCTGGCTGGAGACCCCAAACAGCTCGGACCCATTCTCAGATCCCCTTTTGCGATGAAATACGGCATGG GACTGTCCCTCTTGGAGCGCATGATGAATGACTGCGCTCCGTACCAGAAGGAGGAGGGCGTGTTAAACAATCGCTTTGTCACCAAACTGCTGCGCAACTACAG GTCCCATCCTGCCATTCTGGAGGTTCCCAACGAGCTCTTCTATGACCGAGAGCTGCTGTATTACGCAGATGAAATATTACGCAACTCGTACTGCGGATGGGAATACCTCGTGAACAAG GACTTCCCTGTGATTTTCCACGGCGTGACCGGTGTTGATGAGCGCGAGGCCAGCAGTCCTTCATTCTTTAATGTCGCAGAGGTGGAGGTGCTGATGGACTATGTGAAGAAACTGCTGGAGGCACAAGGCAAGAGGGGCCTGGCTAAAATCTCACCCAGTGACATTGGCATCATCGCCCCCTACAGGAAACAG GTGCAGAAAATCCGCAAGGCCCTGGAAAAAGTTGGGAAAGGCCTCAGATTTCAGGACATCAAAACCCTAAAG GTTGGTTCGGTGGAGGAGTTCCAAGGTCAGGAGAGGAGAGTGATCCTGGTGTCTACAGTTCGCAGCAGCCCCAATTACACAGACATAGACAAACAGTTCAACCTCGGCTTTGTCAAGAATGAAAAG aGATTCAATGTGGCTGTGACTCGAGCTAAAGCCCTGCTGATCGTGGTGGGAAACCCCAGAGTGCTGAACACAGATCCTACCTGGGCCCG gttCATCCAGTACTGTCGGGATGAAGGAGGCTACAAAGGTTATGAGCATGTAGAGGAAGACGAGGATGTGGTGGAGAGACTTGCTGCTCTCTACATCGACATTGATGTTCAAG TGGAGACTGCAGAGAGCGCTGTTCAGCAGCATCTGGACCCCGAGTGGAGGAGCGACCTGTGA
- the LOC115010789 gene encoding rho-related GTP-binding protein RhoA-D yields the protein MAAIRKKLVIVGDGACGKTCLLIVFSKDQFPEVYVPTVFENYIADIEVDGKQVELALWDTAGQEDYDRLRPLSYPDTDVILMCFSIDSPDSLENIPEKWTPEVKHFCPNVPIILVGNKKDLRNDEHTRRELAKMKQEPVKSEEGRDMANRISAFGYLECSAKTKDGVREVFEMATRAALQVRKRKKRGGCQLL from the exons ATGGCAGCCATCAGGAAGAAGTTGGTGATAGTTGGGGATGGTGCGTGTGGGAAGACCTGTCTTCTCATCGTCTTCAGTAAGGACCAGTTCCCCGAGGTCTACGTCCCCACTGTGTTTGAGAACTACATCGCTGACATTGAAGTTGATGGCAAACAG gtGGAGTTAGCGTTGTGGGATACAGCAGGTCAGGAAGACTATGACAGACTGAGGCCTCTCTCCTACCCTGACACAGATGTTATCCTCATGTGCTTCTCCATAGATAGCCCCGACAGTTTAG AGAACATTCCCGAGAAATGGACGCCTGAAGTGAAACACTTTTGTCCCAATGTCCCAATCATTCTCGTGGGTAACAAGAAGGACCTTAGGAATGATGAACACACACGCAGGGAGCTGGCCAAGAtgaaacag GAGCCTGTTAAGTCCGAGGAGGGCAGAGACATGGCCAACCGCATCAGTGCCTTTGGCTACCTGGAGTGCTCTGCCAAGACCAAGGACGGCGTGCGGGAGGTGTTCGAGATGGCCACCAGAGCAGCACTGCAGGTCCGCAAGCGCAAGAAGAGGGGCGGCTGCCAGCTTCTGTGA